In Aspergillus fumigatus Af293 chromosome 4, whole genome shotgun sequence, one genomic interval encodes:
- a CDS encoding BRCT domain-containing protein: protein MAGRDEEFQLFDQCKVCIICSKDLSPDTAHQLASTFEAHGGETVIYEPPADFPPLTEGFTHLISNTVDFPAFDAANDALIPVVKPQWVQASLAKKKLANPRQYNPDPRLFLNDVVVMCGDIPEGDKDAIIGGVLAKGGLYSPRVSGMVTHLVDLTMDSDKARIVTSRKLNIKIVLPHWFDDCLKLGRRIDERPYTLPDPEILRAGTDAPIRPSENRDIIGASTLEPTNLPASIVTAHPRPNLDVFQGKKIMLSADLGIGIHLTNTIVEVIRDAGGRVTSDVSEADIYICRYRSGFGYRLASRLNKDVGNLSWLYHMITYNAWTSPLRRMLHYPISRVGIPGFEGLKISLSNYVGEARIYLENLITAAGAECTKTLKQENTHLVTAHGHSEKCAAAKEWGLHVVNHLWLEESYAKWKMQPVSDPRYTHFPKRTNLGEVVGQTRLDRSVLESHFFSSLESTTQSSDSPRQAMQTKDQNADAGKTSIAMQPPTVKTVDAETATPRAADKSRKISENKKPQTPARARLESEGKENDTPSSTSSRKSKEAAFNRLQELAPDIALYEKEKKRVGGVIYGGRRKSDEDRVVLNNAKKRRSVEPQEESDEDNATGAKRQKKAKPPISMHLLITGYQNWVGNLKKEDADKRQLRDLGIMVVQDARRCTHLAAPSILRTPKFVNALAYGPAIVNIEFITECLKKNELLNPDDFPLVDKAAEKRFGFSLDKARARAKKNKNKLLQGYQIYCVESIRGGFEAFKSIVDVNGGTCTLFRGRVSYHSQREESEDDSSGEEELSRKEVYLLSSVSPEHQKLWPRFSQLAQSMSKTPRIVRVDWLLDIAMSQELRTAEGYELKEDMVDQGDH, encoded by the exons ATGGCGGGCCGTGACGAGGAGTTCCAGCTCTTCGACCAATGCAAAGTCTGTATAATTTGTTCCAAAGATCTCAGTCCTGATACAGCTCATCAG CTTGCATCAACGTTCGAGGCACATGGCGGGGAGACCGTGATCTACGAGCCGCCAGCAGACTTTCCGCCCCTTACAGAAGGATTCACACATCTGATATCAAATACCGTGGATTTTCCTGCATTTGATGCTGCTAATGATGCGCTCATACCCGTCGTCAAACCGCAATGGGTGCAGGCGTCTCTCGCGAAGAAAAAGTTGGCCAACCCGCGACAGTACAACCCGGATCCTAGGCTATTCTTGAACGATGTCGTCGTCATGTGCGGTGATATTCCAGAAGGGGATAAGGATGCGATTATTGGCGGCGTTTTGGCCAAAGGCGGCCTCTACAGTCCCAGGGTGTCTGGTATGGTCACTCACTTGGTCGACCTGACGATGGATTCCGACAAGGCGCGAATCGTCACTTCTCGAAAGCTGAACATCAAGATTGTGCTTCCTCACTG GTTCGATGACTGCCTTAAACTCGGAAGGAGAATCGACGAGCGCCCATATACTCTTCCAGATCCGGAAATCCTCCGCGCAGGTACAGACGCGCCAATTCGACCGTCGGAAAATCGCGATATCATTGGTGCCTCGACGCTAGAACCGACCAACCTACCAGCGTCTATCGTCACTGCTCATCCACGGCCAAACCTCGATGTTTTCCAAGGGAAAAAGATCATGCTTTCGGCAGATCTTGGGATCGGCATACATCTAACTAACACGATTGTCGAGGTGATCAGGGACGCGGGCGGCCGGGTGACATCGGACGTCTCGGAGGCAGATATCTACATCTGCCGGTACAGATCTGGATTCGGTTATCGCTTGGCATCAAGGTTGAATAAGGACGTTGGAAACCTCTCATGGCTCTACCATATGATCACCTACAATGCGTGGACCTCGCCGCTACGACGGATGTTACACTACCCCATCTCGCGCGTAGGAATACCCGGGTTCGAGGGGCTCAAAATCAGTCTGTCCAATTATGTTGGTGAAGCGAGAATCTACCTAGAGAATTTGATCACAGCCGCGGGTGCAGAGTGTACCAAGACGCTAAAGCAGGAAAACACACATCTAGTGACCGCCCATGGCCACAGTGAGAAATGCGCTGCTGCAAAAGAATGGGGGTTGCACGTCGTAAATCACCTCTGGTTGGAGGAAAGCTATGCTAAGTGGAAGATGCAACCGGTATCTGATCCCCGTTATACTCACTTCCCTAAGCGGACGAATCTAGGAGAGGTGGTCGGTCAGACACGCCTGGACAGATCTGTGTTAGAGAGCcacttcttttcttctttggaGAGCACAACTCAATCATCAGATAGCCCTCGACAAGCAATGCAGACCAAAGACCAGAATGCCGATGCCGGAAAGACATCAATTGCCATGCAGCCACCTACAGTCAAGACCGTCGATGCTGAGACTGCGACACCGCGAGCAGCTGACAAGTCACGTAAAATTTCAGAAAACAAGAAGCCGCAGACGCCCGCACGTGCTCGCTTGGAGTCGGAGGGCAAAGAGAACGACACACCGTCTTCAACGAGCAGTCGTAAGTCAAAGGAAGCGGCTTTCAATCGACTCCAGGAACTCGCGCCAGATATCGCCTTGtacgagaaggaaaagaagcgGGTCGGAGGTGTGATATATGGCGGGCGAAGAAAGAGCGACGAAGACAGAGTTGTGCTAAACAATGCCAAGAAACGCAGATCAGTCGAACCGCAGGAAGAAAGTGACGAAGACAATGCGACAGGGgcgaagagacagaagaaggCGAAACCTCCTATTTCCATGCACCTCCTTATTACTGGATATCAGAACTGGGTGGGTAatttgaagaaagaggatgCAGACAAG CGCCAACTTCGCGATCTTGGAATCATGGTTGTGCAAGATGCACGAAGATGCACACATCTCGCCGCCCCATCTATACTGCGGACCCCCAAATTCGTCAACGCACTGGCATACGGTCCTGCGATAGTGAACATTGAGTTCATCACGGAGTGCCTCAAGAAGAATGAGCTTCTGAACCCTGACGACTTCCCCTTGGTGGACAAAGCCGCCGAAAAGAGGTTCGGCTTCTCTCTAGATAAAGCGAGGGCCAGGGcgaagaaaaacaaaaacaagcTCCTGCAGGGCTATCAAATCTACTGTGTTGAGTCCATCCGTGGAGGATTTGAAGCGTTCAAGTCCATTGTGGATGTCAATGGAGGGACCTGCACCCTTTTCCGCGGAAGGGTCTCTTACCACTCGCAGCGGGAAGAGAGCGAAGACGATAGCTCAGGGGAGGAAGAACTGAGTCGTAAAGAGGTCTACCTTCTTAGCAGTGTATCGCCCGAACATCAGAAGCTCTGGCCACGATTCTCACAATTGGCACAGAGCATGAGCAAGACACCACGAATCGTGCGGGTGGACTGGCTTCTGGACATTGCCATGTCCCAGGAGCTGCGCACGGCTGAGGGATATGAGCTGAAGGAAGACATGGTTGACCAGGGCGATCACTAG
- a CDS encoding putative toxin biosynthesis protein codes for MSSSSSSISGPFRIVEHVVECQHIREYPAATANEQEDVLHLAVKQYIPLDNPDPQPGDVTILAAHANGFPKELYEPLWEEIYARSKANGFRIRSIWMADVAHQGQSSVLNEDLLGNDPSWFDHPRDLLHLVNVKRKEMPRPIVGIGHSMGGAHLTQLSLMHPRLIHTLVLLDPVIQRQTTQLEPRPLSKDQFIIAKTTQLSTYRRDKWPSRKAAAEAFKKNPFYQTWDPRVLDRWIKYGLRDLPTAVHPLDDGAASQGNDRPVTLTTTLHQEVFTFSRPNYDGPPGKNVPINRVTHPDLNPKHVGSFPFYRPEPSRIFAQLEHLRPSVLYIFAGKSDMCLPEMMADKMKNTGTGLGGSGGAAEGRVRDVYLKKYGHLLAQEAPSECGEAASRWLGKELERWRAEEQAFREQWSKKSKIEKATIDSRWKEHVPAPVRPKKDSEAKL; via the exons atgtcttcgtcatcgtcatcaataTCAGGACCCTTCCGCATCGTGGAACATGTGGTCGAATGCCAACATATTAGAGAATATCCAGCAGCCACTGCGAACGAACAAGAAGATGTACTGCATCTGGCTGTGAAGCAATACATTCCACTCGATAACCCTGACCCCCAGCCTGGCGATGTAACCATACTCGCCGCTCACGCCAATGGCTTTCCAAAG GAGCTGTATGAACCACTCTGGGAGGAGATATATGCGCGTTCCAAAGCGAATGGGTTCCGCATTCGAAGTATCTGGATGGCAGATGTGGCGCACCAAGGACAAAGCAGCGTGCTCAATGAGGATCTTCTAGGAAATGATC CTAGCTGGTTCGATCACCCCAGAGATCTACTTCATCTCGTCAATGTCAAGCGCAAGGAAATGCCCCGTCCAATCGTCGGAATCGGCCACAGTATGGGCGGTGCTCACCT AACGCAGCTATCTCTAATGCACCCCCGACTCATTCACACCCTGGTCCTACTAGACCCAGTCATCCAACGCCAAACCACCCAGCTCGAGCCACGACCCCTGTCCAAGGACCAGTTCATCATTGCCAAAACGACCCAACTCTCCACCTACCGCCGAGACAAATGGCCGTCCCGCAAAGCCGCTGCAGAAGCCTTCAAGAAGAACCCCTTCTACCAAACCTGGGACCCCCGCGTCCTCGACCGCTGGATCAAATACGGTCTCCGAGACCTCCCAACCGCCGTCCACCCGCTAGACGACGGTGCAGCTTCTCAAGGCAATGACCGACCAGTCACGCTCACAACGACTCTCCACCAGGAGGTCTTCACCTTTTCCCGGCCCAACTACGACGGGCCCCCTGGCAAGAACGTCCCGATTAACCGGGTAACGCATCCCGATCTGAACCCCAAGCACGTTGGCTCATTTCCTTTCTATCGGCCGGAACCATCCCGTATCTTTGCTCAGCTTGAGCACCTCCGCCCGAGCGTGTTGTATATCTTCGCCGGCAAGTCGGACATGTGTCTCccggagatgatggccgACAAGATGAAGAATACAGGCACGGGGCTCGGCGGCAGTGGCGGTGCGGCCGAGGGACGTGTGCGCGACGTATATCTCAAAAAATATGGCCACTTGCTCGCGCAGGAAGCGCCCAGTGAGTGTGGCGAGGCGGCGAGCCGATGGCTCGGCAAAGAATTGGAGCGGTGGAGGGCGGAGGAGCAAGCCTTCCGAGAGCAGTGGAgcaagaagtcgaagatCGAGAAAGCGACTATTGATTCACGGTGGAAGGAACATGTTCCTGCACCTGTGAGACCCAAGAAGGATTCCGAGGCCAAGTTATAA
- the ydc1 gene encoding ceramidase, whose translation MPQWSFPTSIPYSPSKDGYWSPVTSTLNWCEEDYYATIYSAEIVNSMTNLLFMWLGFKGIQSCRRYGHDTIFQVAFYGYLVVGAGSFLFHSTLKYPMQLVDELSMIYTTCLMCYASFSYSRPLGFRIVLAVALTSLAVFITLYYHYLQDPVFHQNAYALLTIVVVLRSMYTMEVTLRPSLRHSTEEDRLARQKKDLPVLSKERQHYENVRDVRTLKTMWFMVAYGLAMFLGGFFIWTLDNRFCPTLRRWRRAVGLPWGLFLEGHGWWHVMTGIGAYLYIIWGIWLRHCLNGRQEEYELWWPHFWNFPEIVPVSTDSGSRPAKKSI comes from the exons ATGCCTCAGTGGTCTTTCCCAACATCCATTCCGTATTCGCCTTCCAAGGACGGATATTGGAGCCCTGTCACATCAACACTGAATTGGTGTGAAGAG GATTACTATGCGACCATCTACTCTGCCGAAATCGTCAATAGTATGACAAATCTCTTGTTCATGTGGCTCGGATTCAAGGGCATCCAGAGCTGTCGGCGATATGGACACGACACGATCTTCCAGGTAGCTTTCTACGGATATCTCGTAGTTGGGGCTGGAAGTTTCCTATTCCACTCGACTCTCAAAT ATCCGATGCAATTAGTTGATGAGCTCTCGATGATCTACACGACATGCTTGATGTGCTATGCCTCATTTTCTTACTCACGACCCCTCGGCTTCCGTATTGTTCTCGCCGTTGCATTGACAAGTTTGGCCGTCTTCATCACTCTTTACTACCATTACCTCCAGGACCCCGTATTCCATCAAAATGCGTATGCGCTTTTGACGATCGTCGTCGTTTTGAGAAGCATGTACACCATGGAAGTGACACTTCGACCCTCTTTGCGGCACTCGACCGAGGAGGACCGGCTGGCTCGTCAGAAGAAAGATCTGCCCGTGCTTTCCAAGGAACGACAGCATTACGAAAATGTCAGGGACGTGAGGACTCTCAAAACAATGTGGTTCATGGTTGCCTACGGACTAGCGATGTTTCTGGGaggattcttcatctggACTTTGGATAACCGATTTTGCCCTACGCTCCGCAGATGGCGTCGGGCGGTCGGGCTTCCTTGGGGTCTTTTCCTCGAGGGCCATGGTTGGTG GCATGTCATGACCGGTATTGGAGCTTACCTATATATCATTTGGGGTATCTGGCTGCGCCATTGCCTGAACGGACGGCAAGAGGAATACGAGCTGTGGTGGCCTCATTTCTGGAACTTCCCGGAAATTGTCCCTGTCAGTACTGACTCCGGAAGTCGACCGGCCAAGAAGTCAATCTGA
- a CDS encoding putative mitochondrial carrier protein: MLYSCLASKTTFHFAAGLCSGLTSSILLQPADLLKTRVQQSQKTASLLPTIKTILSSPHPIRGLWRGTLPSALRTGFGSALYFTSLNALRQGLAQTEAAMAIAASSSDGKSRTSSSALPKLSNWGNLATGAVARTAAGFVMMPVTVLKVRYESDYYAYRSLYSAGRDIVRTEGVRGLFSGFGATAARDAPYAGLYVLFYEQLKRRLALVASSEQSEQPLKSTSSSSINFVSGGLAAGLATAITNPFDAVKTRLQLMPGKYGNMIRAVRLMIREDGVRSLFGGLGLRITRKALSSALAWTVYEELILRAEARWAEKDKIDL, encoded by the coding sequence ATGCTCTATTCCTGTTTAGCATCTAAAACCACCTTCCATTTTGCCGCCGGTCTCTGCTCTGGCCTGACCTCCTCTATCCTTCTACAACCCGCAGACCTCCTCAAGACCCGCGTACAACAGTCTCAGAAAACCGCTTCTCTCCTACCTACTATCAAAACGATTCTTTCCTCTCCTCACCCCATCCGCGGTCTATGGCGTGGCACACTTCCTTCAGCCCTTCGAACGGGCTTTGGCTCAGCTCTATATTTCACCAGTCTGAATGCATTACGTCAAGGCTTAGCGCAGACAGAGGCTGCCATGGCCATCGCCGCATCCAGCAGTGATGGAAAATCCCGTACCTCGTCCTCTGCGCTACCCAAATTATCCAACTGGGGAAATCTAGCCACCGGTGCCGTTGCACGGACAGCTGCGGGTTTCGTGATGATGCCAGTCACCGTGCTCAAGGTACGCTATGAATCGGATTATTATGCGTATCGCAGTCTCTACAGTGCAGGGCGCGATATCGTCCGTACAGAAGGTGTACGGGGCCTGTTTTCAGGATTTGGGGCGACTGCAGCGCGAGATGCCCCGTATGCTGGACTTTATGTTCTTTTCTATGAGCAATTGAAGCGGCGTCTAGCTTTAGTTGCGAGCTCAGAGCAGTCAGAGCAGCCACTCAAATCgacttcgtcttcgtccatcAACTTTGTGTCTGGTGGATTGGCTGCCGGGCTGGCCACGGCAATCACTAACCCTTTTGATGCCGTCAAGACCCGTCTGCAGCTTATGCCTGGCAAGTACGGGAACATGATACGTGCCGTCCGCTTGATGATTCGCGAGGATGGCGTTCGAAGTCTGTTTGGCGGCTTGGGACTTCGCATTACCAGAAAGGCACTCAGCTCAGCACTTGCCTGGACCGTCTATGAGGAGTTGATTCTGCGGGCTGAAGCTCGCTGGGCTGAAAAGGACAAGATCGACTTATGA
- a CDS encoding putative prefoldin subunit 1, which produces MSIPNEALQKLLQEIEARAISSQQQIGVTKAQITAKQKNVRLLELTSKEIGSLSKDTKVYEGVGKMFVAVPMDTVDKRLTSERTELKTDIEGLEKKLNYLEMTYKNSRENLEQILKSGGRA; this is translated from the exons ATGTCTATCCCCAACGAAGCTCTCCAGAAG TTGCTTCAAGAGATTGAAGCTCGAGCGATCAGctcgcagcagcagatcggCGTCACCAAGGCGCAAATCACCGCAAAGCAGAAGAATGTCCGCCTGCTCGAATTGACATCAAAAGAAATTGGATCGTTATCTAAAGACACAAAGGTCTACGAGGGAGTTGGGAAAAT GTTCGTGGCAGTTCCGATGGACACCGTTGATAAGCGGTTAACGTCCGAGAGAACTGAGCTGAAAACAGATATCGAGGGTCTGGAGAAGAAATTGAATTATCTCGAAATGACATACAAGAACAGTCGCGAAAATCTCGAACAGATTCTGAAGTCTGGTGGACGAGCATGA
- a CDS encoding Rcd1-like cell differentiation family protein — protein MLQTQSQHVFSHQHQYPQADPSWLQHQQQAQQQHHPAQPHPHQAQQQHSSLVAQHAQVQAAAAAAAAAQQQHYNRIAMAGNGGAGNAAQGAGAGALNGENALSGAVSVMDGGISDENRKVFIWIAELLDPNRREAALMELSKKREQVPELALVIWHSFGVMTALLQEIISVYPLLNPSQLTAAASNRVCNALALLQCVASHNETRTLFLNAHIPLFLYPFLNTTSKSRPFEYLRLTSLGVIGALVKNDSSDVINFLLTTEIIPLCLRIMETGSELSKTVAIFIVQKILLDDIGLAYICATYERFYAVGTVLSNMVTQLVEQQTVRLLKHVVRCFLRLSDNSRAREALRQCLPEPLRDATFSSVLRDDAATKRCLAQLLINLSDNVSDGASGVTM, from the exons ATGCTTCAGACACAATCTCAGCACGTCTTTTCCCACCAGCATCAGTATCCGCAGGCTGATCCTTCTTGGTTGCAGCATCAGCAACAGgcacagcaacagcaccatccGGCCCAGCCCCATCCACACCAAGCCCAACAGCAGCATTCGTCGCTAGTGGCTCAACATGCTCAAGTTCAGGCTGCTGCCGCCGCAGCGGCTGCCGCTCAACAGCAACATTATAACCGCATCGCTATGGCTGGAAACGGCGGTGCTGGGAACGCCGCGCAAGGTGCCGGTGCCGGAGCCTTGAATGGAGAAAACGCTTTGTCCGGTGCGGTGTCGGTCATGGATGGTGGCATCAGCGATGAGAATAGAAAGGTCTTCATTTGGATTGCAGAGCTTCTTGATCCGAATCGTCGAGAGGCGGCCCTGATGGAACTCagcaagaagagggagcAGGTTCCCGAGTTGGCACTGGTCATCTGGCATTCATTCG GAGTCATGACTGCTCTGCTCCAGGAAATTATCTCCGTTTACCCCCTGCTGAACCCTTCCCAGTTGACCGCTGCGGCGTCGAACCGAGTTTGCAATGCGCTAGCGTTGTTACAATGTGTTGCGTCTCACAACGAGACTCGCACCCTTTTTCTGAATG CTCACAtccctctttttctttaCCCATTTCTCAACACAACCTCGAAGTCTCGACCCTTTGAATACCTTCGACTTACTTCACTGGGGGTCATCGGGGCGTTGGTAAAGAATGATTCGTCCGATGTGATCAATTTCCTTCTAACGACCGAGATCATCCCTCTGTGCCTTCGCATCATGGAGACAGGATCGGAGCTTAGTAAAACCGTCGCCATTTTCATTGTACAGAAAATACTTCTTGACGATATCGGTCTTGCATATATTTGTGCCACATACGAACGGTTTTATGCTGTGGGAACAGTGTTGAGCAATATGGTTACCCAGCTTGTGGAGCAGCAGACTGTGAGATTGCTGAAACATGTTGTCCGCTGCTTCCTTCG ACTCAGCGACAATAGCAGGGCTCGTGAAGCTTTACGCCAGTGCCTCCCCGAACCGCTCCGCGACGCCACTTTCTCCTCTGTACTCCGCGACGATGCGGCCACGAAACGCTGCCTTGCACAGcttctcatcaatctctctGATAATGTTTCCGACGGCGCTTCAGGAGTTACCATGTAG
- a CDS encoding putative PHD finger domain protein codes for MVSRKRTRSEVDGAPDQRPEENGLLNRLRNCWEFANLMQYITIFGKVMKIDEDFGIDDLETECLKPEPSEKLMEIGLCLLKWVSSHRGLTFENFDEYTRRQYNAKAPHLPNPFGYDEVPNKFSEFDVFQKLRVLHQLSVWTFWNPDRIREKMPEQKEIDQTQWRIEELGYDREGRYYYVLDDNRLYRRTDPDIPPPKPAKSKPKSRSARASRASKRRKLSGAVPTEELGEDTDNVDDGVAKDPFENMKWECIAITLEDYNRFLDTIRKTKDPDEKILRDRIVEHVLPVIEREEEALQRKRAKREKELLNMQLLAGAKRSGRLAQKAERERQEREAAEAARKYEAELAAARKEEERLRKMEEERRTRMMTREQRIKERERKRLLHEAELQRIAEEQERLERGESRLSERQLKAEMEKQRKSLEELQSDDHWIFDCSGCGIHGENWDDGSHSVACEKCNVWQHSKCLGIAQHDAESEDFHFICQDCKRREEEAKLPKLPPLKFKIGSSPPSAALATHHHQESGVTNAAATAQMSSPSKPPKVEPHAPSSSSAQAVAGMPSSPERPPQHVTHGQSAPVSNSRPLPSLMKGMNGVSPSSQGLPSKLSSISQATNLPPIGRATFGGSSLHSGRPSSAHSAQSPSLPSPIQNRPSMSPTQGNHDVGPLAGFPPTGPSDGSAPWTPFGPHRAALWPDVGNNSSLSSIHSGRPSFSAETPSGSRSSPPQSSHGVPFSGISPTKQSPRPMTSGSLSGAPILPPIQKLEPSPKLMGRSSPDAPIPPPVKSMTPEQEERRQRENALMFQSQPHSLSNGQYSAMSSPSLNRIPPLGPSALSRNNEPQS; via the exons ATGGTATCGCGAAAGCGCACCCGCTCCGAGGTGGACGGTGCTCCGGACCAGCGTCCTGAAGAAAATGGCTTGCTGAACCGTCTTCGAAATTGCTGGGAGTTTGCGAACCTTATGCAGTATATTACGATCTTTGGTAAAGTCATGAAGATTGACGAGGACTTTGGAATTGAT GATTTGGAAACTGAATGCCTCAAGCCTGAACCATCGGAAAAACTCATGGAGATTGGACTTTGTCTTCTTAAATGGGTGTCGTCGCATCGCGGTCTTAC ATTCGAGAACTTTGACGAATATACGCGACGCCAATACAATGCCAAAGCTCCCCATCTGCCCAACCCCTTCGGTTACGACGAGGTCCCGAACAAGTTCTCGGAGTTTGATGTATTCCAAAAGCTTCGTGTTCTCCATCAACTGTCCGTTTGGACGTTTTGGAACCCCGATCGCATTCGCGAGAAGATGccagagcagaaagagaTTGACCAAACACAATGG CGCATTGAAGAATTAGGCTATGACCGCGAAGGCCGCTACTATTACGTTCTGGACGACAATCGTTTGTACCGTCGCACCGATCCCGATATACCTCCCCCGAAGCCTGCCAAGTCGAAGCCGAAGAGCCGAAGCGCAAGAGCTTCACGAGCCTCCAAAAGGCGAAAATTATCAGGCGCGGTGCCGACTGAAGAGCTCGGTGAAGACACCGACAATGTCGATGACGGCGTCGCTAAAGATCCCTTCGAAAACATGAAGTGGGAATGCATCGCCATTACATTAGAGGACTATAACCGCTTTTTGGACACGATTCGCAAGACCAAAGACCCCGATGAGAAGATATTGCGGGATAGGATAGTGGAGCATGTGCTACCGGTCATcgagagggaggaagaagctctaCAGCGGAAGCGAGCCAAGCGTGAGAAGGAGCTCTTGAACATGCAGCTGCTCGCAGGTGCCAAACGGTCAGGTCGACTCGCCCAGAAGGCAGAGAGGGAACGGCAAGAGCGAGAGGCAGCCGAAGCAGCTCGAAAGTACGAGGCGGAGTTGGCCGCGGCGcgcaaggaagaggaaaggctgaggaagatggaggaagaacgaCGCACTCGGATGATGACGCGTGAGCAGCGCATCAAAGAACGGGAACGAAAGCGTCTTCTGCATGAAGCCGAGCTTCAGAGAATTGCAGAAGAACAGGAGAGACTTGAAAGGGGTGAGAGCAGGCTGTCAGAAAGGCAGCTCAAGGCtgagatggagaagcagaggaagAGCCTGGAGGAGCTTCAGTCAGATGATCATTGGATTTTCGACTGTTCAGGTTGTGGAATCCATGGGGAAAATTGG GATGATGGCTCACACAGCGTAGCGTGTGAAAAGTGCAATGTATGGCAGCATAGCAAGTGTCTAGGTATTGCACAGCATGATGCCGAGAGTGAAGATTTCCACTTCATCTGTCAGGATTGCAAGCGacgggaggaagaggcgaagTTGCCAAAACTCCCACCTTTGAAGTTCAAAATCGGTTCTTCACCACCGTCCGCTGCTCTGGCTACgcaccatcatcaagaatCGGGAGTCACCAATGCCGCCGCAACAGCACAAATGAGTTCTCCTTCAAAGCCACCAAAGGTAGAACCACACGCTCCATCCTCAAGTTCCGCTCAGGCAGTAGCTGGAATGCCATCATCGCCTGAACGTCCTCCCCAGCACGTCACCCACGGACAGTCAGCTCCTGTTAGCAACTCTCGGCCTTTACCATCGCTAATGAAGGGCATGAACGGGGTTTCACCTTCGTCTCAGGGACTGCCTTCTAAgctgtcatccatctcacAAGCTACCAATCTCCCTCCTATCGGTCGGGCCACCTTTGGTGGCAGTTCCTTGCATTCTGGCCGGCCGTCGTCTGCCCACTCGGCTCAGAGCCCGAGTCTTCCCTCTCCTATTCAGAACCGTCCCTCAATGTCTCCCACCCAGGGCAATCATGATGTTGGTCCGCTTGCGGGGTTTCCACCTACAGGTCCCTCGGACGGGTCAGCTCCCTGGACGCCCTTTGGACCACATCGAGCGGCTCTGTGGCCCGACGTTGGTAACAATTCCTCCCTTTCTTCGATCCACAGCGGTCGGCCATCCTTCTCGGCAGAAACTCCCAGTGGCAGCAGGTCCTCGCCCCCGCAGAGCTCGCATGGCGTGCCATTTTCTGGAATCAGCCCAACCAAACAGTCTCCGCGACCCATGACCTCGGGCAGCCTTTCTGGGGCACCAATTCTTCCTCCAATTCAGAAACTGGAGCCGAGCCCTAAGTTGATGGGCAGAAGTTCCCCTGACGCTCCCATTCCACCTCCAGTGAAATCTATGACTCCTGAACAGGAAGAGCGTCGGCAAAGGGAAAATGCTCTGATGTTCCAGTCTCAGCCTCACTCTCTATCTAATGGCCAGTATTCCGCCATGTCATCCCCTTCGCTCAATCGGATACCTCCTTTAGGCCCATCAGCTCTTAGTCGGAACAACGAACCACAGTCATAG